One stretch of Oncorhynchus clarkii lewisi isolate Uvic-CL-2024 chromosome 3, UVic_Ocla_1.0, whole genome shotgun sequence DNA includes these proteins:
- the LOC139391478 gene encoding flotillin-1-like isoform X2: MLATACQMFMGKSEAEVSNIALETLEGHQRAIIAHLTVEEIYQDRKKFSEQVFKVASSDLVNMGIGVVSYTLKDVHDDQDYLTSLGKARTAQVQKDARIGEAQYKRDAVIREAQAMQEKVSAQYLNEIEMAKAQRDYELKKASYDYEVNTKKAESEMAYQLQVAKTKQRIEEETMQVKVVERSQQIMLQEQEITRKEMELEATVKKPAEAERYRLERLAEAERAQLIMEAEAEAESIRMRGDAEAFALEAKGRAEAEQMAKKAEAFKQYGEGAMVDMLLEKLPLIAEEISRPLSMAQKVTMVSSGGGEVGAAKLTGEVLDIMTRLPAAVEKLTGINISQVGLSTRMG; the protein is encoded by the exons ATGCTGGCCACGGCCTGTCAGATGTTCATGGGGAAGTCTGAGGCTGAGGTCTCCAACATCGCCCTGGAAACACTGGAGGGGCACCAGAGGGCCATCATCGCCCATCTGACTGTTGAG GAGATCTACCAGGACCGTAAGAAGTTTTCTGAGCAGGTGTTCAAGGTGGCCTCCTCTGACCTGGTCAACATGGGCATCGGCGTGGTCAGCTACACGCTCAAAGACGTTCACGACGACCAG GACTACCTCACCTCCCTGGGTAAAGCTAGGACAGCTCAGGTGCAGAAGGATGCCAGGATCGGAGAGGCTCAGTACAAACGAGATGCGGTGATCCGTGAGGCCCAGGCCATGCAAGAGAAGGTGTCGGCCCAGTATCTGAATGAGATCGAGATGGCCAAAGCCCAGAGAGACTACGAGCTGAAGAAGGCTTCCTACGACTATGAGGTCAACACGAAGAAGGCAGAGTCTGAGATGGCATATCAACTGCAG GTGGCGAAGACGAAGCAGCGGATTGAGGAGGAGACGATGCAGGTGAAGGTGGTGGAGAGGTCTCAGCAGATCATGCTGCAGGAGCAGGAGATCACCCGCAAGGAGATGGAGCTGGAGGCCACGGTGAAGAAGCCTGCTGAGGCCGAGAGATACCGTCTGGAGAGACTGGCTGAGGCGGAACG tgCACAGCTCATCATGGAGGCTGAGGCAGAGGCAGAGTCCATCAGA ATGAGGGGCGATGCTGAGGCGTTTGCTCTGGAGGCTAAAGGTCGTGCCGAGGCAGAGCAGATGGCTAAGAAGGCTGAGGCCTTTAAACAGTACGGGGAGGGGGCCATGGTGGACATGCTGCTGGAGAAACTaccactg ATAGCAGAGGAGATCAGCAGGCCCCTCTCCATGGCCCAGAAGGTTACCATGGTTTCCAGCGGCGGGGGTGAGGTGGGCGCGGCCAAGCTGACCGGAGAGGTTCTGGACATCATGACCAGACTACCAGCTGCCGTGGAGAAACTCACTGGAATCAACAtctcacag GTTGGGCTGTCCACCCGAATGGGCTGA
- the LOC139391478 gene encoding flotillin-1-like isoform X1, whose product MFYTCGPNEAMVVSGFGRSPPLMIAGGRVFVLPCIQQIQRITLNTLTLNVKSDKVYTRHGVPISVTGIAQVKIQGQNKEMLATACQMFMGKSEAEVSNIALETLEGHQRAIIAHLTVEEIYQDRKKFSEQVFKVASSDLVNMGIGVVSYTLKDVHDDQDYLTSLGKARTAQVQKDARIGEAQYKRDAVIREAQAMQEKVSAQYLNEIEMAKAQRDYELKKASYDYEVNTKKAESEMAYQLQVAKTKQRIEEETMQVKVVERSQQIMLQEQEITRKEMELEATVKKPAEAERYRLERLAEAERAQLIMEAEAEAESIRMRGDAEAFALEAKGRAEAEQMAKKAEAFKQYGEGAMVDMLLEKLPLIAEEISRPLSMAQKVTMVSSGGGEVGAAKLTGEVLDIMTRLPAAVEKLTGINISQVGLSTRMG is encoded by the exons ATGTTCTACACATGTGGACCCAATGAAGCCATGGTGGTGTCTG GCTTTGGTCGTTCCCCTCCTCTAATGATCGCTGGAGGTAGAGTGTTTGTCCTCCCCTGTATTCAACAGATCCAGAG gATCACTCTGAACACCCTGACTCTGAATGTGAAGAGTGATAAGGTGTACACCCGTCATGGAGTGCCCATCTCTGTCACTGGCATCGCCCAA GTGAAGATCCAGGGTCAGAACAAGGAGATGCTGGCCACGGCCTGTCAGATGTTCATGGGGAAGTCTGAGGCTGAGGTCTCCAACATCGCCCTGGAAACACTGGAGGGGCACCAGAGGGCCATCATCGCCCATCTGACTGTTGAG GAGATCTACCAGGACCGTAAGAAGTTTTCTGAGCAGGTGTTCAAGGTGGCCTCCTCTGACCTGGTCAACATGGGCATCGGCGTGGTCAGCTACACGCTCAAAGACGTTCACGACGACCAG GACTACCTCACCTCCCTGGGTAAAGCTAGGACAGCTCAGGTGCAGAAGGATGCCAGGATCGGAGAGGCTCAGTACAAACGAGATGCGGTGATCCGTGAGGCCCAGGCCATGCAAGAGAAGGTGTCGGCCCAGTATCTGAATGAGATCGAGATGGCCAAAGCCCAGAGAGACTACGAGCTGAAGAAGGCTTCCTACGACTATGAGGTCAACACGAAGAAGGCAGAGTCTGAGATGGCATATCAACTGCAG GTGGCGAAGACGAAGCAGCGGATTGAGGAGGAGACGATGCAGGTGAAGGTGGTGGAGAGGTCTCAGCAGATCATGCTGCAGGAGCAGGAGATCACCCGCAAGGAGATGGAGCTGGAGGCCACGGTGAAGAAGCCTGCTGAGGCCGAGAGATACCGTCTGGAGAGACTGGCTGAGGCGGAACG tgCACAGCTCATCATGGAGGCTGAGGCAGAGGCAGAGTCCATCAGA ATGAGGGGCGATGCTGAGGCGTTTGCTCTGGAGGCTAAAGGTCGTGCCGAGGCAGAGCAGATGGCTAAGAAGGCTGAGGCCTTTAAACAGTACGGGGAGGGGGCCATGGTGGACATGCTGCTGGAGAAACTaccactg ATAGCAGAGGAGATCAGCAGGCCCCTCTCCATGGCCCAGAAGGTTACCATGGTTTCCAGCGGCGGGGGTGAGGTGGGCGCGGCCAAGCTGACCGGAGAGGTTCTGGACATCATGACCAGACTACCAGCTGCCGTGGAGAAACTCACTGGAATCAACAtctcacag GTTGGGCTGTCCACCCGAATGGGCTGA
- the LOC139385207 gene encoding tubulin beta chain-like, which yields MREIVHIQSGQCVFRGQMSMKEVDKQMLNIQNKNSSYFVEWIPNNVKTAVCDIPPRGLKMSVTFIGNSTAIQELFKRISEQFTAMFRRKAFLHWYTGEGMDEMEFTEAESNMNDLVSEYQQYQDATAEEEGEFEEEAEDDDP from the exons ATGAGGGAAATCGTGCATATCCAATCCGGCCAGTGCG TGTTCCGGGGCCAAATGTCCATGAAGGAGGTGGACAAGCAGATGCTTAATATCCAGAACAAGAACAGCAGCTACTTCGTGGAATGGATCCCCAACAATGTGAAGACCGCTGTCTGCGATATCCCACCCCGTGGTCTAAAAATGTCTGTCACCTTCATCGGCAACAGCACAGCCATCCAGGAGCTGTTCAAGCGTATCTCTGAGCAGTTCACAGCCATGTTCCGCCGCAAGGCCTTCTTGCACTGGTATACTGGAGAGGGCATGGACGAGATGGAGTTCACTGAGGCAGAGAGCAACATGAACGACCTGGTGTCTGAGTACCAGCAGTACCAGGACGCCACCGCTGAGGAAGAGGGAGAGTTTGAGGAGGAGGCTGAAGACGATGACCCTTAA